A single window of Vicia villosa cultivar HV-30 ecotype Madison, WI unplaced genomic scaffold, Vvil1.0 ctg.001519F_1_1, whole genome shotgun sequence DNA harbors:
- the LOC131635622 gene encoding probable ion channel SYM8 isoform X1 has translation MAKSNEEPPNSNLSINKPPLKKTKTLSSLNLRVSVAADNGIGNSSSSSSTKTDFEQQQWNYPSFLGIGSTSRKRRPPPPPKPSNLKPPASASDFQTKPHSEPKTSSSSSSPSSIAVTKQQQQQHSISSPVFYLFIITCVIFVPYSAYLQYKLAKLKDMKLQLCCQIDFCSGNGKTSLQKDVVDDVDDGSFSYNILNADSRTISLYIVLFTLVLPFVLYKYIDYLPQMINFLRRTNGNKEDVPLKKRVAYNVDVFFSIYPYAKLLALLFATLFLIAFGGLALYAVTGGSMAEALWHSWTYVADAGNHAETEGMGQRIVSVSVSAGGMLIFAMMLGLVSDAISEKVDSLRKGKSEVIERNHVLILGWSDKLGSLLKQLAIANKSVGGGVIVVLAEKEKEEMEMDIAKLEFDFMGTSVICRSGSPLILADLKKVSVSKARAIIVLASDENADQSDARALRVVLSLTGVKEGLRGHVVVEMSDLDNEPLVKLVGGELIETVVAHDVIGRLMIQCALQPGLAQIWEDILGFENAEFYIKRWLELDGLVFKDILISFPDAIPCGVKVAADGGKIVINPDDNYVLRDGDEVLVIAEDDDTYAPGSLPEVRKGYFPRLRDPPKYPEKILFCGWRRDIDDMIMVLEAFLAPGSELWMFNEVPEKERERKLAAGELDVFGLENIKLVHREGNAVIRRHLESLPLETFDSILILADESVEDSVAHSDSRSLATLLLIRDIQSRRLPYRDTKSTSLRLSGFSHNSWIREMQHASDKSIIISEILDSRTRNLVSVSRISDYVLSNELVSMALAMVAEDKQINRVLEELFAEEGNEMCIKPAEFYLFDQEELCFYDIMIRGRTRKEIVIGYRLASQERAIINPSEKSVTRKWSLDDVFVVIASGE, from the exons ATGGCGAAGAGCAATGAAGAACCACCAAATTCGAATCTGAGCATCAACAAACCACCGTTGAAGAAGACGAAAACACTCTCCTCTCTCAATCTCAGAGTCTCCGTCGCCGCCGATAATGGAATCGgaaattcatcttcttcatcttcaaccaaaACCGATTTCGAACAACAGCAATGGAACTATCCTTCCTTTCTCGGCATTGGCTCCACCTCCAGAAAAAGACGACCGCCTCCTCCTCCCAAACCTTCCAACCTAAAACCTCCCGCCTCCGCCTCCGACTTCCAAACCAAACCTCACTCCGAACCTAaaacctcttcctcttcctcttcgcCATCTTCTATCGCCGTcaccaaacaacaacaacaacaacactctATCTCTTCTCCAGTCTTCTATCTG TTCATTATCACATGTGTTATTTTTGTGCCATATTCAGCTTATCTACAATACAAGCTTGCCAAACTCAAG GATATGAAACTTCAACTTTGTTGTCAAATTGATTTTTGTTCTGGGAATGGAAAAACATCTTTACAAAaagatgttgttgatgatgttgatgatggttCCTTTTCTTATAACATTCTGAATGCAGATAGTAGAACAATTTCTTTGTATATTGTGCTTTTCACCCTTGTTTTGCCTTTTGTATTGTACAAATATATTGATTATCTTCCTCAaatgattaatttcttgaggagaacCAATGGTAATAAGGAGGATGTACCATTAAAGAAGAGAGTTGCTTATAATGTAGATGTGTTTTTCTCCATATATCCTTATGCAAAGCTGCTTGCACTTCTTTTTGCAACTCTCTTTCTTATAGCATTTGGTGGTTTAGCGTTGTATGCGGTTACTGGCGGTAGCATGGCTGAAGCACTCTGGCATTCATGGACTTATGTAGCTGACGCAGGAAATCATGCTGAAACGGAAGGAATGGGCCAGAGAATCGTCTCTGTCTCAGTTAGCGCAGGTGGCATGCTTATATTTGCCATGATGCTTGGGCTTGTTTCGGATGCTATATCTGAGAAGGTCGATTCACTTAGAAAAGGGAAGAGTGAAGTGATTGAAAGAAACCATGTACTCATCCTTGGGTGGAGTGACAAACTG GGCTCACTCTTGAAGCAGCTAGCAATAGCAAATAAGAGTGTTGGTGGTGGTGTTATTGTGGTCCTTGCTGAAAAGGAAAAGGaggaaatggaaatggatataGCCAAGCTAGAATTTGATTTCATGGGGACGTCTGTAATATGTAGAAGCGGCAGTCCACTTATACTGGCTGACTTAAAGAAG GTTTCAGTTTCAAAGGCACGTGCAATCATTGTTTTAGCTTCAGACGAAAATGCAGATCAG AGTGATGCACGTGCTTTAAGAGTTGTTCTTAGCTTAACTGGTGTAAAGGAGGGCTTAAGGGGGCATGTTGTTGTGGAGATGAGTGACCTTGACAATGAACCCCTAGTGAAACTTGTTGGTGGGGAACTCATTGAAACAGTTGTTGCACATGATGTAATTGGACGTTTGATGATTCAATGTGCTCTGCAGCCTGGCCTTGCACAG ATATGGGAGGACATTCTGGGATTTGAGAATGCTGAATTTTACATAAAAAGATGGCTTGAATTGGATGGTCTTGTTTTCAAAGACATACTAATTTCATTTCCGGATGCAATACCCTGTGGGGTTAAGGTTGCTGCAGATGGAGGGAAAATTGTCATAAATCCAGATGATAATTATGTTTTGAGAGACGGTGATGAGGTCCTTGTCATAGCTGAGGATGACGACACCTATGCTCCAGGCTCTCTGCCAGAG GTACGCAAGGGCTATTTCCCCAGGTTACGGGACCCCCCTAAGTATccagaaaaaatattattttgtggCTGGCGCCGTGACATTGATGATATGATCATG gttttaGAAGCATTCTTGGCCCCTGGTTCAGAACTCTGGATGTTCAacgaggttcctgaaaaggaaagagAGAGGAAACTTGCTGCTGGTGAACTTGACGTTTTTGGGCTAGAGAACATAAAGCTTGTCCACAGAGAGGGAAATGCTGTCATTAGGCGGCACCTGGAGAGTCTTCCATTGGAGACTTTTGATTCT ATCCTTATTCTTGCAGATGAGTCAGTGGAGGATTCTGTCGCTCATTCCGACTCAAGATCCCTAGCTACCCTTCTGCTCATTCGTGATATACAG TCGAGACGTCTACCATACAGAGACACAAAGTCAACTTCTTTGAGGTTATCCGGGTTCTCTCACAACTCATGGATCCGTGAAATGCAGCATGCTTCAGATAAATCAATTATAATTAGTGAAATTTTGGATTCTAGGACTAGAAATCTAGTTTCTGTGTCCAGAATCAGTGATTATGTATTATCTAATGAGCTGGTTAGCATGGCACTAGCTATGGTGGCTGAAGACAAGCAAATCAACCGTGTTCTTGAGGAATTATTTGCAGAGGAG GGGAACGAGATGTGTATTAAACCTGCAGAGTTCTATTTATTTGATCAGGAGGAGCTATGTTTTTATGATATAATGATTAGAGGTCGTACCAGGAAGGAAATCGTTATAGGATATCGCCTGGCCAGCCAAGAGCGTGCTATCATCAACCCTTCAGAAAAGTCAGTGACAAGAAAATGGTCACTTGatgatgtttttgttgttattgCCTCAGGAGAATGA
- the LOC131635622 gene encoding probable ion channel SYM8 isoform X2: MAKSNEEPPNSNLSINKPPLKKTKTLSSLNLRVSVAADNGIGNSSSSSSTKTDFEQQQWNYPSFLGIGSTSRKRRPPPPPKPSNLKPPASASDFQTKPHSEPKTSSSSSSPSSIAVTKQQQQQHSISSPVFYLFIITCVIFVPYSAYLQYKLAKLKDMKLQLCCQIDFCSGNGKTSLQKDVVDDVDDGSFSYNILNADSRTISLYIVLFTLVLPFVLYKYIDYLPQMINFLRRTNGNKEDVPLKKRVAYNVDVFFSIYPYAKLLALLFATLFLIAFGGLALYAVTGGSMAEALWHSWTYVADAGNHAETEGMGQRIVSVSVSAGGMLIFAMMLGLVSDAISEKVDSLRKGKSEVIERNHVLILGWSDKLGSLLKQLAIANKSVGGGVIVVLAEKEKEEMEMDIAKLEFDFMGTSVICRSGSPLILADLKKVSVSKARAIIVLASDENADQSDARALRVVLSLTGVKEGLRGHVVVEMSDLDNEPLVKLVGGELIETVVAHDVIGRLMIQCALQPGLAQIWEDILGFENAEFYIKRWLELDGLVFKDILISFPDAIPCGVKVAADGGKIVINPDDNYVLRDGDEVLVIAEDDDTYAPGSLPEVRKGYFPRLRDPPKYPEKILFCGWRRDIDDMIMVLEAFLAPGSELWMFNEVPEKERERKLAAGELDVFGLENIKLVHREGNAVIRRHLESLPLETFDSMSQWRILSLIPTQDP; encoded by the exons ATGGCGAAGAGCAATGAAGAACCACCAAATTCGAATCTGAGCATCAACAAACCACCGTTGAAGAAGACGAAAACACTCTCCTCTCTCAATCTCAGAGTCTCCGTCGCCGCCGATAATGGAATCGgaaattcatcttcttcatcttcaaccaaaACCGATTTCGAACAACAGCAATGGAACTATCCTTCCTTTCTCGGCATTGGCTCCACCTCCAGAAAAAGACGACCGCCTCCTCCTCCCAAACCTTCCAACCTAAAACCTCCCGCCTCCGCCTCCGACTTCCAAACCAAACCTCACTCCGAACCTAaaacctcttcctcttcctcttcgcCATCTTCTATCGCCGTcaccaaacaacaacaacaacaacactctATCTCTTCTCCAGTCTTCTATCTG TTCATTATCACATGTGTTATTTTTGTGCCATATTCAGCTTATCTACAATACAAGCTTGCCAAACTCAAG GATATGAAACTTCAACTTTGTTGTCAAATTGATTTTTGTTCTGGGAATGGAAAAACATCTTTACAAAaagatgttgttgatgatgttgatgatggttCCTTTTCTTATAACATTCTGAATGCAGATAGTAGAACAATTTCTTTGTATATTGTGCTTTTCACCCTTGTTTTGCCTTTTGTATTGTACAAATATATTGATTATCTTCCTCAaatgattaatttcttgaggagaacCAATGGTAATAAGGAGGATGTACCATTAAAGAAGAGAGTTGCTTATAATGTAGATGTGTTTTTCTCCATATATCCTTATGCAAAGCTGCTTGCACTTCTTTTTGCAACTCTCTTTCTTATAGCATTTGGTGGTTTAGCGTTGTATGCGGTTACTGGCGGTAGCATGGCTGAAGCACTCTGGCATTCATGGACTTATGTAGCTGACGCAGGAAATCATGCTGAAACGGAAGGAATGGGCCAGAGAATCGTCTCTGTCTCAGTTAGCGCAGGTGGCATGCTTATATTTGCCATGATGCTTGGGCTTGTTTCGGATGCTATATCTGAGAAGGTCGATTCACTTAGAAAAGGGAAGAGTGAAGTGATTGAAAGAAACCATGTACTCATCCTTGGGTGGAGTGACAAACTG GGCTCACTCTTGAAGCAGCTAGCAATAGCAAATAAGAGTGTTGGTGGTGGTGTTATTGTGGTCCTTGCTGAAAAGGAAAAGGaggaaatggaaatggatataGCCAAGCTAGAATTTGATTTCATGGGGACGTCTGTAATATGTAGAAGCGGCAGTCCACTTATACTGGCTGACTTAAAGAAG GTTTCAGTTTCAAAGGCACGTGCAATCATTGTTTTAGCTTCAGACGAAAATGCAGATCAG AGTGATGCACGTGCTTTAAGAGTTGTTCTTAGCTTAACTGGTGTAAAGGAGGGCTTAAGGGGGCATGTTGTTGTGGAGATGAGTGACCTTGACAATGAACCCCTAGTGAAACTTGTTGGTGGGGAACTCATTGAAACAGTTGTTGCACATGATGTAATTGGACGTTTGATGATTCAATGTGCTCTGCAGCCTGGCCTTGCACAG ATATGGGAGGACATTCTGGGATTTGAGAATGCTGAATTTTACATAAAAAGATGGCTTGAATTGGATGGTCTTGTTTTCAAAGACATACTAATTTCATTTCCGGATGCAATACCCTGTGGGGTTAAGGTTGCTGCAGATGGAGGGAAAATTGTCATAAATCCAGATGATAATTATGTTTTGAGAGACGGTGATGAGGTCCTTGTCATAGCTGAGGATGACGACACCTATGCTCCAGGCTCTCTGCCAGAG GTACGCAAGGGCTATTTCCCCAGGTTACGGGACCCCCCTAAGTATccagaaaaaatattattttgtggCTGGCGCCGTGACATTGATGATATGATCATG gttttaGAAGCATTCTTGGCCCCTGGTTCAGAACTCTGGATGTTCAacgaggttcctgaaaaggaaagagAGAGGAAACTTGCTGCTGGTGAACTTGACGTTTTTGGGCTAGAGAACATAAAGCTTGTCCACAGAGAGGGAAATGCTGTCATTAGGCGGCACCTGGAGAGTCTTCCATTGGAGACTTTTGATTCT ATGAGTCAGTGGAGGATTCTGTCGCTCATTCCGACTCAAGATCCCTAG
- the LOC131635612 gene encoding YTH domain-containing protein ECT4: MASTNGGSGSPPQVSDSAVEGTVVGVDGDYADQQPDLSYTSYFQQPGVHKSEAMPYRSSASPSVGMRYKPVSGSVFAKNYPKSSTLENQNSSQYAHRTGSLTSRLPKILTDRKEMEIQKKAPHLHSNFTAAAPPRTYNQTGNFSSFANPRSHVFPHTNYRPNSSTNYRPGASTNYRPNASTNYRPNASTTNYRPNASTDYRPNASTNYRPNGRVSNLNDRVLLSEEFRSGVPEMSKEVTRGPRFHQKSSQPQSSVVKDEFAITVCRDRYNLPDFQTKYESAKFYMIKSFNEDDIHKGIKHDVWTSTPHGNKKLNAAFQNAEAKFSEAGTQCPVFLFFSVNASGQFVGVAEMLGPVDFKKDMKFWKLDKYNGFFPIKWHIIKDVPNRQFVHIILQNNENKCVTFSRDTQEIGLKEGLEMLKIFKSYQAKTCLLDDFDFYENREKLIHSQKITKHTGPKQEVYHNDSYYNTMKAREEKIEMHSSGSNQESLVKLTKNLSLNPSVRQGFR, translated from the exons ATGGCTTCAACCAATGGTGGTTCGGGTTCCCCGCCACAAGTTTCGGATAGTGCTGTAGAAG GAACTGTTGTCGGCGTCGATGGGGATTATGCTGATCAGCAACCTGACCTGTCCTACACCAGTTATTTTCAACAACCAGGTGTTCATAAATCAGAAGCCATGCCTTATCGTTCTTCCGCATCACCTTCTGTTGGCATGCGATATAAACCTGTCAGTGGTTCTGTATTTGCAAAAAATTATCCAAAATCTTCTACCTTAGAGAATCAAAACAGCTCACAGTATGCACATCGAACTGGCAGTTTAACCAGCAGGTTACCCAAGATTTTGACTGATAGAAAAGAAATGGAAATTCAAAAAAAG GCTCCTCATTTGCATTCTAATTTTACAGCTGCCGCACCTCCAAGGACCTACAACCAAACAGGAAATTTTTCATCATTTGCCAACCCAAGAAGCCATGTCTTCCCGCATACAAACTACAGGCCAAATTCTTCTACTAACTACAGACCAGGTGCCTCTACTAACTACAGACCAAATGCCTCTACCAACTACAGACCGAATGCCTCTACCACCAACTACAGACCGAATGCCTCTACCGACTACAGACCGAATGCTTCTACCAACTACAGACCAAATGGTAGAGTGTCTAATTTAAATGATAGAGTTTTGTTGAGTGAGGAATTCAGAAGTGGAGTGCCTGAAATGTCTAAGGAAGTGACTCGGGGTCCTCGGTTTCATCAAAAAAGTTCTCAACCACAATCATCCGTTGTTAAGGATGAGTTTGCAATCACAGTATGCAGAGATCGATATAACCTTCCGGATTTCCAAACTAAATATGAAAGTGCTAAATTTTATATGATTAAATCTTTCAATGAAGATGACATTCATAAGGGTATTAAACATGACGTTTGGACAAGCACTCCACATGGAAATAAGAAGTTGAACGCCGCATTCCAAAATGCAGAAGCTAAATTTAGCGAGGCAGGCACACAGTGCCCAGTCTTCCTCTTCTTTTCG GTTAATGCAAGTGGGCAGTTTGTCGGAGTAGCTGAGATGCTTGGGCCAGTGGACTTCAAAAAAGATATGAAATTTTGGAAACTCGACAAATACAACGGATTCTTCCCAATTAAGTGGCATATAATAAAAGATGTTCCGAATCGCCAGTTCGTGCACATCATCCTTCAAAACAATGAGAACAAGTGTGTAACTTTCAGTAGGGACACACAAGAG ATTGGACTGAAAGAGGGTCTGGAAATgctgaaaatatttaaaagttatcAAGCTAAGACTTGTCTATTGGATGATTTTGATTTCTATGAAAATCGAGAGAAGTTAATACATTCCCAAAAGATTACTAAGCATACAGGTCCAAAACAGGAAGTGTACCACAATGACAGTTACTAT